The following coding sequences lie in one Fimbriimonadaceae bacterium genomic window:
- the ispG gene encoding (E)-4-hydroxy-3-methylbut-2-enyl-diphosphate synthase: MQPEILYPRRKTRTVKVGEVFMGGGHPILVQSMITEETRNVDSCVEQIIGLHQAGCELVRVTTPTLGEAQCLEEIKAKLKERYRDVPLTADVHHQGSAIAVEAAKYVEEIRVNPGLFVFKRHGTRAQQTGAGEEIDLRGSGEDKTVDELRNELAYDPSEWAEELAAVEESFVPVIEACKKYGRAMRVGTNHGSLSERMLVTYGDTPAGMVESAIEYCRICRKHGYENVNISVKASRVQIMVAANRLLAQRLDEEGMDYPIHLGVTEAGDGEYARIKSTAGIATLLMEGIGDTIRVSLAEDPIHEIPVCYDILQSLGLRKTKVEYIACPSCGRTKFNLPTVLHEVREATKHLVGLDIAVMGCIVNGPGEMADADYGYVGAAGGKITLYRKKQIVKNGIPQEDGVHELIELLKADGMWSEPPEGSGSVKRELTGLRVIE; the protein is encoded by the coding sequence ATGCAACCCGAAATCCTCTATCCCCGCCGTAAAACCCGGACCGTGAAGGTCGGGGAGGTTTTCATGGGCGGCGGGCACCCGATCCTCGTGCAGTCCATGATCACCGAAGAGACCCGCAACGTCGATTCCTGCGTCGAGCAGATCATCGGGTTGCACCAGGCAGGTTGTGAGCTGGTGCGCGTCACCACGCCGACCCTCGGCGAAGCGCAGTGTTTGGAGGAGATCAAGGCCAAGCTGAAGGAGCGGTACCGCGACGTACCCCTGACCGCCGACGTGCATCACCAGGGCTCGGCGATCGCGGTGGAAGCGGCGAAGTATGTGGAGGAGATCCGCGTCAATCCCGGCCTGTTCGTGTTCAAGCGGCACGGCACCCGCGCCCAGCAGACGGGCGCCGGGGAAGAGATCGACCTGCGGGGAAGTGGGGAAGACAAGACGGTCGATGAGCTCCGCAATGAGCTTGCCTACGACCCGAGTGAATGGGCGGAGGAGCTTGCGGCGGTCGAAGAGAGCTTTGTCCCGGTCATCGAGGCTTGCAAGAAGTACGGCCGTGCCATGCGCGTAGGCACCAACCACGGTTCGCTTTCCGAGCGGATGCTGGTGACTTATGGCGACACACCGGCAGGGATGGTGGAGAGCGCGATCGAATACTGCCGCATCTGCCGAAAGCACGGCTATGAGAACGTAAATATCAGCGTGAAGGCCAGCCGCGTGCAGATCATGGTCGCCGCAAACCGGCTGCTCGCCCAACGCCTCGACGAAGAGGGAATGGACTACCCGATCCACCTGGGTGTGACCGAAGCCGGAGACGGCGAGTACGCCCGCATCAAGTCCACTGCGGGCATCGCGACTCTCTTGATGGAGGGGATCGGCGACACCATCCGCGTTTCCCTTGCCGAAGACCCGATCCACGAAATTCCGGTTTGCTACGACATCCTGCAGTCGCTCGGCCTGCGCAAGACCAAAGTCGAATACATCGCCTGCCCCAGCTGCGGACGCACCAAATTCAACCTCCCGACCGTGCTGCATGAGGTCCGTGAAGCCACCAAGCACCTGGTCGGGCTGGACATCGCGGTGATGGGTTGTATCGTGAACGGTCCTGGCGAGATGGCGGATGCGGATTATGGCTACGTCGGCGCAGCGGGTGGCAAGATCACTCTGTACCGAAAGAAGCAGATCGTGAAGAACGGCATTCCGCAGGAAGACGGCGTTCACGAGCTGATCGAACTGCTGAAGGCAGATGGGATGTGGTCGGAACCACCCGAAGGCTCGGGCTCGGTCAAGCGGGAGCTGACCGGCCTGCGCGTTATTGAATGA
- a CDS encoding DNA alkylation repair protein, whose protein sequence is MTDSALVKAKLPEIVERIEDRKARQTGALRSIMREVLEEVKQESGREVLELANALQRVEGYRYRLISNELVARHKAAFALLNQVELERLGEGLASWWDVDVFACELTGPAWLKGQISDQTVEAWARLQDVWWRRTSLVSTIKLSRATAKHPEFIEKTIYICELHVDDREDTIIKALSWALRELAKKNPAVVQDFTEKHNTRLAARVKREVSNKLTTGVKNPRNQVK, encoded by the coding sequence ATGACTGATAGCGCTCTTGTCAAGGCCAAACTTCCAGAGATCGTCGAGCGCATCGAAGACAGAAAAGCGCGACAGACCGGCGCCCTGCGCTCCATCATGCGCGAAGTCCTGGAGGAAGTGAAGCAAGAGTCGGGAAGGGAGGTGCTTGAGCTCGCCAACGCTCTCCAACGCGTTGAGGGATATCGCTATCGTCTCATCTCGAACGAGCTCGTTGCTCGGCACAAGGCTGCATTCGCCTTGCTAAATCAGGTCGAGCTGGAAAGGCTGGGCGAGGGTCTTGCCTCTTGGTGGGACGTCGATGTTTTTGCCTGCGAGCTTACAGGCCCCGCGTGGCTGAAAGGCCAGATTTCCGATCAGACTGTGGAAGCTTGGGCCCGCTTGCAGGATGTCTGGTGGCGAAGAACTTCGCTTGTCAGCACCATCAAGCTGAGCCGCGCGACTGCGAAGCATCCCGAATTCATCGAAAAGACGATTTATATCTGTGAGCTACATGTGGATGATCGAGAAGATACGATCATCAAGGCTCTTTCATGGGCCTTGCGAGAATTGGCCAAAAAGAATCCTGCGGTCGTTCAAGACTTTACTGAGAAACACAATACTCGGTTAGCCGCCAGGGTCAAACGAGAAGTCAGTAATAAGCTAACCACAGGGGTGAAGAACCCTCGAAACCAGGTTAAGTAG
- the radC gene encoding DNA repair protein RadC: protein METAYSRVQRSGISAGTVVDLLTLAFAQRPEQLPAMEKVALEVLPGIGKAQRLGELSVAELQNYASADPYEATRMAALIEIGRRSAVAGKGDPATVDDAEDVYEQLKYLEREKKEHFVVVMLDSQNIVLRTATVHIGTLTMSVVGPREVFREAIREGASSIIVAHNHPSGDPTPSPEDIAITKELVEIGARLDIPVHDHIIIGYRDHRSLRKVGLMK from the coding sequence ATGGAAACTGCCTATTCGCGGGTTCAACGGTCGGGGATCTCTGCCGGGACCGTCGTTGATCTCCTCACCCTGGCCTTCGCACAACGACCTGAACAGCTGCCCGCGATGGAGAAGGTCGCGCTTGAGGTGTTGCCAGGGATCGGCAAAGCACAAAGGCTGGGCGAACTGAGTGTCGCCGAGCTTCAAAACTATGCTTCTGCTGATCCTTATGAAGCCACACGCATGGCGGCTTTAATTGAGATTGGCAGAAGGTCGGCAGTGGCGGGGAAGGGTGATCCTGCGACGGTCGACGATGCCGAGGATGTCTACGAACAGCTCAAGTATCTGGAACGCGAGAAGAAAGAACACTTTGTGGTCGTGATGCTGGACTCGCAGAACATAGTCCTGCGAACAGCGACGGTGCACATTGGGACTCTTACGATGTCGGTAGTTGGGCCGAGGGAAGTCTTTCGAGAAGCAATTCGAGAAGGCGCCAGCAGCATTATCGTGGCGCACAATCACCCGAGCGGCGACCCAACACCCAGCCCGGAAGACATCGCAATAACCAAAGAGTTGGTCGAGATTGGAGCGCGGCTGGATATCCCGGTGCATGACCATATCATCATCGGCTATCGAGATCATCGGAGTCTGCGAAAGGTGGGTTTGATGAAGTGA
- a CDS encoding tetratricopeptide repeat protein, whose amino-acid sequence MQVEFNEQQFWTELKKLVDTIKRTKDPLTLSGLNEALDARLKRAIGKATYLPKSVSDNEKVKAAFGDLPIEDDTEEVSPVMAAVDAAENAEPPSKDTIAEAENLIRQARVASMRNDRKEAVELLRKAASLAPTSAPVLEALGDEEAANRNIDEAMKLYKRALELDPKNIGLDRKHANLVFNRTQGELVSSGFIAKMEKEEGSASPKAAMFLSVFVPGLGHFVSGRVQRGAIYVGLILLAWAIVFTFGWNNVAYIFSGRPAKNHISFIAFIIAIAVHLVCIFDAYAGAKVEAVTRVRPDRPKPPSDLPFE is encoded by the coding sequence ATGCAAGTCGAATTCAACGAGCAGCAGTTTTGGACCGAGCTCAAGAAGCTGGTCGACACCATCAAACGGACGAAGGATCCGCTCACCCTTTCCGGCCTGAACGAGGCGCTTGATGCTCGGCTAAAGCGAGCCATCGGCAAAGCCACTTACCTGCCGAAATCGGTGAGCGACAATGAGAAGGTCAAAGCTGCTTTTGGCGATTTGCCGATTGAGGACGATACCGAAGAGGTTTCCCCTGTGATGGCTGCGGTTGATGCGGCAGAGAACGCCGAACCACCCTCCAAAGACACTATCGCCGAAGCTGAAAACCTCATTCGTCAAGCCCGAGTCGCCTCGATGCGCAATGATCGCAAGGAGGCTGTCGAGCTTCTACGCAAGGCGGCTTCGCTCGCTCCAACTTCTGCACCGGTTTTAGAGGCTCTGGGAGATGAAGAGGCGGCAAACCGCAACATCGACGAAGCGATGAAGCTATACAAGCGGGCTCTGGAGCTTGACCCCAAGAATATCGGGCTTGATCGAAAGCATGCGAACCTCGTTTTCAACCGCACTCAGGGCGAGTTGGTGTCGTCCGGATTCATCGCCAAGATGGAAAAAGAGGAAGGTTCTGCAAGCCCAAAGGCAGCCATGTTTCTTTCGGTGTTCGTCCCTGGCCTTGGTCACTTCGTAAGCGGGCGCGTGCAGCGTGGGGCCATTTACGTTGGACTTATTCTTTTAGCCTGGGCGATTGTCTTTACCTTCGGTTGGAACAACGTGGCCTATATCTTTTCCGGCCGTCCTGCCAAAAACCACATCTCATTTATTGCCTTCATCATCGCGATTGCCGTGCATTTGGTCTGTATTTTTGATGCGTATGCCGGAGCCAAGGTTGAGGCGGTGACCCGAGTTCGTCCAGACAGGCCAAAGCCACCAAGCGACTTGCCGTTTGAATGA
- the rsfS gene encoding ribosome silencing factor, whose protein sequence is MTSQEKVDKIVEFANDIKAEDVEVLDIRSKTPMADFFVVCTGTSDRHVSSIADRVAEKLRELGERPLRVEGETTSWVLHDYGDVWLHVMRDEQRQFYDLETLWKSMHPNPDLL, encoded by the coding sequence ATGACATCTCAAGAAAAAGTAGACAAGATCGTTGAATTTGCCAACGACATCAAAGCCGAGGACGTCGAAGTTCTCGACATTCGCTCCAAGACGCCGATGGCCGATTTCTTCGTCGTTTGTACAGGAACGTCCGATCGACACGTCAGCAGCATTGCCGATCGTGTTGCCGAGAAGCTCCGAGAGCTTGGCGAACGTCCTTTACGTGTAGAAGGTGAGACGACGAGCTGGGTTCTGCACGATTATGGCGATGTCTGGCTGCACGTAATGCGCGACGAGCAACGGCAGTTTTACGATCTCGAAACGCTGTGGAAGTCTATGCACCCGAATCCCGACCTTCTCTAA
- the nadD gene encoding nicotinate-nucleotide adenylyltransferase yields MRIGIFGGTFDPPHKGHIQLAKAAKEQLELDELILVPAHRNPLKKLRSVATAKQRLEMVKLAIGNEPGIVASDIEIARGGVSYTIDTLFELQQAIPGEYWLILGGDTARGFESWKDWQKIASRCRLGVVVRPPETWQSMMMRVTPNLREKIDRIDAPPMDISSSAIRADLARGERSLSSLPTKVLQYILENKLYIEKR; encoded by the coding sequence ATGCGAATCGGCATTTTTGGCGGCACATTCGACCCTCCTCACAAGGGCCATATCCAGCTTGCGAAGGCGGCAAAGGAGCAGTTGGAGCTTGACGAACTTATCCTTGTGCCTGCTCATCGCAACCCGCTCAAGAAGCTGCGCTCCGTTGCAACAGCAAAACAGCGGCTAGAGATGGTCAAGCTTGCAATCGGAAACGAGCCAGGGATTGTGGCCTCGGACATCGAGATTGCACGTGGAGGCGTGAGCTATACCATTGACACGCTGTTCGAGCTTCAGCAGGCGATTCCTGGGGAGTACTGGCTGATCTTGGGTGGTGATACGGCTCGAGGATTTGAAAGCTGGAAGGACTGGCAGAAGATTGCGTCACGCTGTAGGTTGGGGGTTGTCGTTCGTCCGCCAGAGACATGGCAAAGTATGATGATGCGCGTCACTCCGAACCTTCGCGAGAAAATTGACAGGATCGATGCACCCCCGATGGATATCTCCAGTTCAGCAATTCGGGCCGATCTCGCTCGAGGGGAGCGATCGCTTTCGTCTTTGCCAACAAAAGTGCTCCAATATATCCTGGAGAACAAGCTCTATATCGAAAAGCGGTAG
- the obgE gene encoding GTPase ObgE: MFLDEALIEIASGRGGSGAVSFHREKHVPRGGPNGADGGKGGDVIFIADRGKRTLYDFSFQAKIEAQDGTHALGNKSGKNGKDIKIRVPVGTVITNAETGEVIADLRLDRQKALVARGGRGGHGNNHYVSSVRQAPNFAEKGEPEQRFNAKLELKLLADIGIVGLPNAGKSTFIGAVSAAKPKIADYPFTTIVPNLGVVFHGENSFTVADMPGLIEGASAGVGLGHQFLKHVERTAALLHLVEVWPMDESDPVENFQKIEAELKNYSEDIYNKPRLVALSKIDIFPEEELAKLVKRFEEIGVEVFPISAAATQGMEPLLYRMDELVQSATRQEEELVITVKSEQKDEDWGTWEVVATDDGFEVTGTKVARMVAMSNLDNYESVRYLHRRLMKMGIIDKLRDMGAEEGDSVNIGEFEFAFTDY, encoded by the coding sequence ATGTTTCTCGATGAAGCCCTTATAGAGATCGCTTCGGGCCGTGGTGGCTCGGGAGCGGTCAGCTTCCATCGGGAGAAGCACGTCCCCCGGGGCGGACCCAACGGCGCCGACGGCGGCAAAGGCGGCGACGTCATCTTCATCGCCGACCGTGGCAAGCGTACTCTCTACGACTTCAGCTTTCAGGCCAAGATTGAAGCCCAAGACGGAACCCACGCCCTCGGCAACAAGAGCGGCAAGAACGGCAAAGACATCAAGATTCGTGTTCCTGTCGGCACCGTCATCACAAACGCTGAGACAGGTGAGGTGATCGCCGATCTTCGGCTCGACCGCCAGAAAGCCCTTGTGGCTAGGGGAGGGCGCGGTGGACATGGAAACAACCACTACGTTTCGAGCGTCCGTCAAGCGCCGAACTTTGCCGAAAAGGGTGAGCCCGAACAGCGGTTTAACGCCAAGCTTGAGCTCAAGCTCCTTGCCGACATCGGTATCGTCGGCTTGCCGAATGCCGGAAAGAGCACGTTCATCGGCGCAGTAAGCGCGGCAAAACCAAAGATCGCCGACTACCCTTTCACCACCATCGTGCCAAACCTTGGCGTGGTCTTCCATGGCGAGAACAGCTTTACCGTTGCCGATATGCCGGGATTGATCGAAGGAGCAAGCGCCGGTGTGGGCCTGGGGCACCAGTTCTTGAAGCACGTCGAGAGGACGGCAGCTCTGCTGCACCTTGTTGAAGTGTGGCCGATGGATGAATCCGATCCGGTAGAAAACTTCCAGAAGATCGAGGCTGAGCTCAAAAACTACTCGGAAGACATCTACAACAAACCCCGGCTTGTTGCCCTTAGCAAGATCGACATCTTCCCCGAAGAGGAGTTGGCAAAGTTGGTGAAGAGGTTTGAAGAGATTGGGGTCGAGGTCTTCCCTATCTCCGCTGCGGCAACTCAGGGCATGGAGCCCCTTCTCTACCGAATGGATGAGTTAGTGCAGAGTGCAACACGACAAGAAGAAGAGTTGGTCATCACCGTCAAGTCTGAACAGAAAGACGAGGATTGGGGCACGTGGGAAGTGGTGGCGACCGATGATGGATTTGAAGTCACAGGCACGAAGGTGGCGCGCATGGTGGCGATGTCCAACCTCGACAACTACGAATCGGTACGCTATCTCCACAGACGCTTGATGAAGATGGGGATTATCGACAAGCTCCGCGACATGGGCGCCGAAGAGGGCGACAGCGTGAACATCGGCGAATTCGAGTTCGCTTTCACTGACTATTAA
- the rimM gene encoding 16S rRNA processing protein RimM: protein MGAFGIKGQVKVLPLTDFVEARFDPDASLFLHGEKVEMLDISEHKGHLIIRFKGVNDRNQAETLQWEYLEAPEDERPELDEDTFMIDDLIGLEVFTSSGERLGNVSEVLLYPANDLLVVGEHEIPMVREFVKEIDLEKKRVTVELIEGM from the coding sequence GTGGGTGCATTTGGCATCAAGGGCCAAGTCAAAGTTTTGCCGCTCACGGACTTTGTCGAGGCCCGATTTGACCCAGATGCTTCCCTCTTTCTGCATGGCGAAAAGGTGGAGATGCTTGACATCTCCGAGCACAAGGGACATCTCATCATCCGCTTCAAGGGAGTAAACGACCGTAATCAGGCGGAAACTCTGCAATGGGAGTATCTGGAAGCGCCAGAGGACGAGCGGCCCGAGCTCGACGAAGACACTTTCATGATCGACGACCTGATCGGGCTGGAAGTGTTTACTTCCTCAGGTGAGCGGCTTGGCAATGTCTCTGAGGTTCTTTTGTATCCGGCAAACGACCTTCTGGTGGTCGGGGAGCACGAAATCCCGATGGTAAGGGAGTTTGTAAAGGAGATTGACCTTGAGAAAAAACGGGTTACGGTTGAGCTGATTGAGGGGATGTGA
- a CDS encoding KH domain-containing protein yields the protein MSYREFVESVIKGVVEYPEQVELDEEVSGNTRTFMVRVAAEDVGKIIGKSGRVVQAIRLVVSAVAAKSREKAFVKIVTEN from the coding sequence ATGAGCTATCGAGAATTTGTTGAATCAGTGATTAAGGGTGTTGTCGAATATCCCGAGCAGGTGGAGCTCGACGAAGAAGTCTCCGGCAATACCCGAACGTTTATGGTGCGCGTCGCCGCCGAAGATGTCGGAAAGATTATCGGCAAGAGCGGACGTGTCGTCCAGGCGATCCGTCTTGTGGTCAGCGCCGTTGCGGCAAAGTCGCGAGAGAAGGCGTTTGTAAAGATCGTTACGGAGAATTAA
- the rpsP gene encoding 30S ribosomal protein S16 — protein MGNKGRPFYRVVVAKSTAGRNSSFIENLGTYNPILKPTHIEINEDRALHWLMQGAQPTETTAILLNKTGVLDKFFSERPSAKKDYKFLDKRTAATSVKSVMEVPTAKVEEAAPAPAPVEEAPAAVAEAPVAEAAAEEPAVEAAAEEAPAAEAEAAPAEKAAPEATEENA, from the coding sequence ATGGGCAACAAAGGCCGACCTTTCTACCGAGTAGTGGTAGCCAAGAGCACGGCTGGCCGAAACAGCAGCTTCATTGAGAATTTGGGAACATACAACCCAATCTTGAAGCCGACCCATATCGAAATCAACGAGGACCGCGCCCTGCATTGGCTTATGCAAGGAGCTCAGCCGACGGAAACGACGGCGATCCTCCTCAACAAAACGGGCGTTCTCGATAAGTTTTTCAGCGAGAGACCCTCGGCAAAGAAGGACTACAAGTTCCTCGACAAGCGCACGGCGGCAACGTCGGTGAAGTCCGTCATGGAAGTTCCGACAGCCAAGGTTGAAGAGGCTGCGCCTGCTCCGGCTCCTGTTGAAGAAGCGCCGGCAGCGGTTGCGGAAGCTCCTGTCGCAGAAGCCGCTGCAGAAGAGCCCGCTGTTGAGGCAGCTGCAGAGGAAGCCCCGGCAGCAGAGGCTGAAGCCGCTCCGGCTGAAAAGGCTGCGCCTGAGGCGACCGAAGAGAACGCATAA